Proteins encoded in a region of the Mercenaria mercenaria strain notata chromosome 1, MADL_Memer_1, whole genome shotgun sequence genome:
- the LOC123545786 gene encoding NPC intracellular cholesterol transporter 2-like has protein sequence MALRVLIVLSVLALGYTKNVDFKDCGSLGGKINAVDVNPCDDEPCVLHQGKNVTVNVNFTALENSVGAKTVVHGIIGGVPVPFPVPSDCCNNRNLKCPITSGVTDIYTNAVYCSPSYPKIRLVVKWEVQDDNGKDLFCFLLPLAIQ, from the exons ATGGCATTGAGAGTTTTGATCGTTTTGTCAGTATTAGCTTTAGGATATACAAAAAATGTGGACTTCAAAGACTGTG gttCTCTTGGTGGAAAAATAAATGCAGTGGATGTCAACCCGTGCGACGATGAGCCTTGTGTTTTACACCAGGGAAAAAACGTCACAGTAAATGTCAATTTTACAGCTT tGGAAAATTCAGTCGGAGCAAAAACTGTTGTACATGGAATTATAGGCGGTGTGCCAGTACCATTTCCGGTCCCGTCAGACTGCTGTAATAACCGCAATCTTAAATGCCCGATCACATCTGGTGTAACTGATATATACACAAATGCAGTTTACTGCAGCCCGTCGTATCCAAAG atacgtTTGGTCGTAAAGTGGGAAGTTCAGGACGACAATGGCAAAGACCTATTCTGCTTTCTTCTTCCGTTGGCGATACAATAG
- the LOC123545784 gene encoding uncharacterized protein LOC123545784 isoform X1 has translation MDILLTILLFTRLLLSVEAADKCGDRCSSTQVCLNDGTCVNHSDLVNCGLHYCKKGQDCCGFLRCMPAGDVCCGNNIYYCKSGHTCCGLGLCCLPGYFCENRKCVPDRFSTRKPSSKTTTKSITRSPTAKPTERSPTAKPTERSPTAKPTRRFNDYTTRRSKYRISLSSSTFRWWYGVIIAAAGIFVLVIIVLVALKCRRSRSNVNRQSGRVEMTNIRPDQINWQQQRNNRHIMVPHTTVPIQPNRQPAKKDIPFVITKAGVPMQ, from the exons ATGGATATACTACTAACGATTTTACTCTTCACAA GGTTGCTGTTAAGTGTTGAGGCGGCGGACAAATGCGGGGACAGATGTTCTT CTACACAAGTATGCTTGAATGATGGAACATGTGTTAATCATTCGGACTTAGTCAACTGTG GTTTGCACTACTGCAAAAAGGGCCAAGATTGCTGTGGCTTTTTGAGATGTATGCCAGCGGGAGACGTATGCTGTGGCAACAATATCTACTATTGCAAAAGCGGCCATACATGTTGTGGGCTGGGCCTTTGCTGTCTCCCCGGATATTTTTGTGAAAATAGGAAATGTGTGCCGGATAGGTT TTCAACTAGAAAGCCGTCGTCAAAGacaaccacaaaatccataaCACGCTCTCCTACAGCAAAGCCGACAGAACGCTCTCCCACAGCAAAACCAACAGAACGCTCTCCCACAGCAAAACCGACAAGAAGGTTCAATGATTACACAACACGACGAAGTAAATACCGGATATCACTTTCAAg CAGTACATTCCGATGGTGGTATGGTGTTATAATCGCAGCTGCTGGAATTTTTGTGCTAGTTATCATCGTCCTCGTCGCACTGAAGTGCAGacgttctagatcaaatg TGAACCGTCAGTCGGGCAGAGTTGAAATGACGAATATACGGCCAGACCAGATCAACTGGCAACAACAGAGAAATAACAGACATATAATGGTACCGCATACAACTGTTCCAATACAACCAAATCGGCAACCGGCGAAAAAAGACATTCCTTTTGTAATAACAAAGGCAGGTGTTCCAATGCAGTAA
- the LOC123545784 gene encoding uncharacterized protein LOC123545784 isoform X2: MDILLTILLFTRLLLSVEAADKCGDRCSSTQVCLNDGTCVNHSDLVNCGLHYCKKGQDCCGFLRCMPAGDVCCGNNIYYCKSGHTCCGLGLCCLPGYFCENRKCVPDRFSTRKPSSKTTTKSITRSPTAKPTERSPTAKPTERSPTAKPTRRFNDYTTRRSKYRISLSSTFRWWYGVIIAAAGIFVLVIIVLVALKCRRSRSNVNRQSGRVEMTNIRPDQINWQQQRNNRHIMVPHTTVPIQPNRQPAKKDIPFVITKAGVPMQ, encoded by the exons ATGGATATACTACTAACGATTTTACTCTTCACAA GGTTGCTGTTAAGTGTTGAGGCGGCGGACAAATGCGGGGACAGATGTTCTT CTACACAAGTATGCTTGAATGATGGAACATGTGTTAATCATTCGGACTTAGTCAACTGTG GTTTGCACTACTGCAAAAAGGGCCAAGATTGCTGTGGCTTTTTGAGATGTATGCCAGCGGGAGACGTATGCTGTGGCAACAATATCTACTATTGCAAAAGCGGCCATACATGTTGTGGGCTGGGCCTTTGCTGTCTCCCCGGATATTTTTGTGAAAATAGGAAATGTGTGCCGGATAGGTT TTCAACTAGAAAGCCGTCGTCAAAGacaaccacaaaatccataaCACGCTCTCCTACAGCAAAGCCGACAGAACGCTCTCCCACAGCAAAACCAACAGAACGCTCTCCCACAGCAAAACCGACAAGAAGGTTCAATGATTACACAACACGACGAAGTAAATACCGGATATCACTTTCAAg TACATTCCGATGGTGGTATGGTGTTATAATCGCAGCTGCTGGAATTTTTGTGCTAGTTATCATCGTCCTCGTCGCACTGAAGTGCAGacgttctagatcaaatg TGAACCGTCAGTCGGGCAGAGTTGAAATGACGAATATACGGCCAGACCAGATCAACTGGCAACAACAGAGAAATAACAGACATATAATGGTACCGCATACAACTGTTCCAATACAACCAAATCGGCAACCGGCGAAAAAAGACATTCCTTTTGTAATAACAAAGGCAGGTGTTCCAATGCAGTAA